From the Chloroflexus aurantiacus J-10-fl genome, one window contains:
- a CDS encoding cupin domain-containing protein: protein MNPATVRHVLEQISIPDDSTISRTIYQDDQIKAVLFGFAAGQELSEHTAATPAIMHFVQGEARVTLGQEVVEAKPGTWVHMPAHLPHSIQAHTPVIMLLLLLRGTR, encoded by the coding sequence ATGAACCCGGCAACCGTTCGTCATGTACTTGAGCAGATCAGCATCCCGGACGATAGTACTATTAGCCGCACCATCTATCAGGACGATCAGATCAAAGCGGTCTTATTTGGTTTCGCTGCTGGTCAGGAGCTTTCCGAACATACGGCGGCCACACCGGCAATCATGCACTTCGTGCAGGGTGAAGCACGGGTGACGCTTGGTCAAGAGGTTGTCGAAGCAAAACCCGGTACCTGGGTGCATATGCCGGCTCATCTGCCTCACAGCATTCAGGCGCATACGCCGGTGATCATGCTCTTGCTGCTGTTACGTGGTACACGGTAG
- the lysS gene encoding homocitrate synthase, with amino-acid sequence MSLPERLFFVDTTLREGEQFASARFTTAQRIAIAEMLDAFGVEYIELTSPAASPQSARDLATIARRGLRARILTHIRCHMADARLAVEHGAQGANLLFATSEPLRTVSHGRSLSEILAEAKRVICYLRDHDIEVRFSCEDSFRTDLADLIRIYRAVETMGVQRVGLADTVGIATPRQVYDVVRAVRNEVQCDIEFHGHNDSGCAIANTFSAYEAGATHLDVTVLGIGERNGIASLSGMIARIASIDPSRVQRYRLDLLPKIDETVATMLGIEIPFNQCITSPTAFHHKAGMHTKAVLSDPRSYEVLDPNLFGRQRTIAIAHRLVGWHAVAERARELGITLSEAQARAAAARIKALGDEHDLDGAMIDEILYSYAE; translated from the coding sequence ATGTCACTGCCTGAGCGCTTGTTTTTTGTTGATACGACATTGCGCGAAGGCGAACAATTCGCCAGCGCTCGCTTTACAACTGCTCAACGAATTGCCATTGCTGAAATGCTCGACGCCTTTGGCGTAGAGTATATCGAACTCACCTCCCCTGCTGCCTCACCACAAAGTGCGCGTGATCTTGCAACTATCGCCCGTCGCGGTTTACGTGCCCGCATCCTCACCCATATCCGCTGCCATATGGCCGATGCTCGGCTCGCTGTTGAACACGGCGCGCAGGGTGCAAATCTGCTCTTTGCCACGTCCGAACCGTTACGCACGGTAAGCCACGGTCGCAGCCTGAGCGAAATCCTGGCTGAGGCCAAACGTGTGATCTGCTATCTCCGTGACCACGACATTGAAGTACGCTTTTCGTGCGAAGATAGCTTTCGTACCGACCTCGCCGATCTGATCCGTATTTACCGCGCCGTTGAAACAATGGGTGTGCAACGGGTCGGTCTGGCTGATACGGTGGGCATCGCCACCCCACGCCAGGTCTACGACGTGGTGCGGGCAGTACGTAACGAAGTACAGTGCGACATCGAATTTCACGGCCACAATGATAGCGGCTGCGCAATTGCCAATACCTTCTCGGCCTATGAGGCCGGTGCAACGCATCTTGATGTGACGGTACTCGGCATCGGTGAACGGAATGGGATCGCCAGTTTGAGTGGTATGATTGCGCGCATCGCCAGCATTGATCCATCCCGCGTGCAACGCTATCGCCTCGATCTGCTGCCCAAAATTGATGAGACGGTTGCAACGATGCTCGGCATTGAGATTCCGTTCAACCAGTGTATTACCAGTCCGACCGCGTTCCACCACAAGGCTGGGATGCATACCAAAGCGGTGTTGAGCGACCCGCGCAGCTATGAAGTGCTTGATCCCAATCTGTTCGGTCGGCAGCGCACTATCGCGATTGCCCATCGGCTGGTTGGATGGCACGCTGTCGCCGAACGTGCGCGTGAACTGGGCATTACGCTCAGCGAAGCCCAGGCCCGTGCTGCCGCTGCCCGGATCAAGGCACTCGGTGACGAACACGATCTTGATGGCGCAATGATTGACGAGATTCTCTATAGCTACGCAGAGTAA
- a CDS encoding 3-isopropylmalate dehydratase large subunit, with protein sequence MPTMSEQILSRVAGRTVRAGDVVTANVDLVMVHDSLAPGIIRILHQELGAERVWDPQRVAVVIDHVAPAASVQTAEKQQEVRRWVRAQGIPHLFDVGRGISHPVLVEEGLAQPGMLILGSDSHSTAYGCVGAFGTGMGSTDIALALATGKTWLRVPETIVVRARGRFGFGVGPKDLALRAARLLRADGATYAAIEWHGVEFLSVMERMTLATLSIEMGAKAGIVPPTGLNVTGPLLPTVTADAGYQEVVEIDLDQLEPQVSAPHYVDNVANLSDLGRVAVDVVYLGTCTNGHYEDMAVAAQILAGRRLAPGVRMIVVPASAQALQRAAADGTLATLLAAGATIGTPGCGACIGRHMGVLAPGEVCLFTGNRNFRGRMGSPEAQIYLASPAVAAATALTGYLTDPRTVMDGQPAIASRN encoded by the coding sequence ATGCCAACGATGAGCGAGCAAATTTTGAGCCGTGTCGCCGGGCGGACGGTGCGCGCCGGTGATGTGGTGACGGCAAACGTTGATCTGGTGATGGTGCACGATAGTCTGGCCCCCGGTATTATTCGCATCTTGCATCAAGAGTTAGGTGCAGAACGGGTCTGGGATCCGCAACGGGTCGCCGTCGTGATCGATCACGTCGCCCCCGCCGCCAGTGTCCAGACCGCCGAGAAGCAGCAAGAGGTGCGGCGCTGGGTACGTGCTCAGGGCATTCCTCATCTGTTTGATGTTGGGCGTGGCATCTCGCACCCGGTGCTGGTCGAGGAAGGGCTGGCCCAGCCGGGGATGCTCATTCTGGGGAGTGATAGCCACAGCACGGCCTATGGCTGCGTGGGTGCGTTTGGTACCGGAATGGGCAGTACCGATATTGCCCTGGCGCTGGCCACCGGCAAGACATGGCTGCGCGTACCTGAAACAATTGTTGTCCGGGCACGCGGTAGGTTTGGATTTGGCGTTGGCCCCAAAGACCTGGCGCTGCGTGCGGCCCGTTTGCTGCGTGCCGATGGCGCAACTTACGCCGCAATTGAATGGCACGGTGTCGAATTCCTGAGTGTGATGGAGCGTATGACGCTGGCGACACTTTCAATTGAAATGGGAGCAAAAGCCGGCATTGTGCCGCCGACCGGTCTCAATGTCACCGGCCCGCTCTTGCCCACAGTCACCGCTGATGCCGGCTATCAGGAAGTGGTTGAGATCGATCTCGACCAGCTTGAACCACAAGTCTCAGCTCCCCATTACGTTGACAACGTCGCCAACCTCAGCGATCTGGGTCGGGTCGCAGTTGATGTCGTGTACCTCGGCACCTGCACCAACGGTCATTATGAAGATATGGCAGTTGCCGCCCAGATTCTGGCCGGACGCCGACTCGCGCCGGGTGTGCGCATGATTGTGGTACCAGCAAGTGCGCAGGCCCTGCAGCGTGCTGCTGCCGATGGCACACTCGCGACGCTCCTGGCTGCCGGTGCCACCATCGGCACACCGGGATGCGGTGCCTGCATCGGTCGTCACATGGGAGTCCTTGCCCCAGGCGAGGTCTGTCTGTTTACCGGCAACCGCAACTTCCGTGGTCGGATGGGTAGCCCTGAAGCGCAAATCTATCTGGCATCGCCGGCGGTTGCCGCAGCCACAGCACTTACCGGCTATCTAACTGATCCGCGCACGGTGATGGATGGACAACCGGCTATCGCTTCCCGTAACTAA
- a CDS encoding 3-isopropylmalate dehydratase small subunit (catalyzes the formation of homoisocitrate from cis-homoaconitate) — MARVWLFGPDINTDQIVPGRYAPYMLKDESELRRYPFIEHRPDFAANVRPGDIIVAGKNFGCGSSREYAPLALRMVGIGAIIAPLFARIFFRNALNLGIPCFTADLTGELADGDEVELDLEQGRITTADGRVIHLPPPPLFLREVWAAGGIVPFYRTYGRFPGEVA; from the coding sequence ATGGCTCGCGTGTGGCTCTTCGGCCCCGATATCAATACCGACCAGATCGTACCCGGTCGCTACGCACCCTACATGCTGAAAGACGAGAGTGAATTACGGCGCTATCCGTTTATCGAGCATCGGCCAGATTTTGCGGCCAATGTGCGACCGGGCGACATCATCGTAGCCGGCAAGAACTTTGGTTGCGGCAGTTCGCGTGAATACGCCCCGCTGGCGCTGCGAATGGTGGGTATCGGCGCGATTATTGCTCCCCTCTTTGCCCGCATCTTCTTTCGGAATGCGCTCAATCTTGGCATTCCATGCTTTACCGCCGATCTTACCGGCGAGCTAGCCGATGGTGATGAGGTTGAACTTGATCTGGAACAGGGCCGTATCACAACCGCCGATGGGCGCGTGATTCATCTGCCACCGCCACCGCTCTTCTTGCGAGAAGTCTGGGCGGCGGGAGGGATTGTGCCCTTTTACCGTACCTACGGACGTTTTCCCGGTGAGGTGGCCTGA
- a CDS encoding isocitrate/isopropylmalate dehydrogenase family protein: protein MQICVIPGDGIGPEVIAVATAALRVLAPDLTIKEAEAGWAVFQRTGTALPETTLALAREATAILFGAVASPSHPVPGYRSPIVELRRTLDLYANIRPTVGNEVDLVVVRENTEDLYIGRERLEDDGATAIAERVITRAASARIVRTACELARTRQAYGHPGKVTIVHKANVLRVSDGLFRTVALEVAADYPELTFEERLVDVAAMQLAAQPQRFDVIVTTNMFGDILSDIACIHGGGLGVAASSNLGHGRALFEPVHGAAPDIAGRGIANPTAALNCVVMLLDWIGRPHAAERLRSAITAVAAAGIRTPDVGGQATTREVADEILNQLSAQM, encoded by the coding sequence ATGCAGATCTGTGTTATTCCCGGCGATGGGATCGGCCCGGAAGTCATAGCCGTGGCAACTGCGGCCCTGCGTGTGCTGGCACCCGATCTGACCATCAAAGAGGCAGAAGCGGGATGGGCTGTCTTTCAGCGCACCGGTACGGCACTTCCTGAAACAACCCTGGCTCTGGCGCGTGAGGCGACGGCGATCCTCTTTGGTGCGGTCGCGTCACCAAGCCATCCGGTTCCCGGTTATCGCAGTCCGATTGTCGAGTTGCGGCGCACCCTCGACCTTTACGCCAATATTCGACCAACCGTGGGCAATGAGGTTGACCTGGTGGTTGTGCGTGAAAACACCGAAGACCTGTACATCGGGCGGGAACGGTTAGAAGATGATGGCGCGACCGCCATTGCCGAACGTGTCATTACCCGGGCCGCCTCGGCCCGGATCGTGCGTACCGCCTGCGAACTGGCTCGCACGCGCCAGGCTTACGGCCATCCCGGCAAAGTGACTATCGTCCACAAAGCCAATGTCTTGCGGGTCAGCGACGGTCTTTTCCGCACGGTAGCGCTCGAAGTCGCCGCCGATTATCCCGAACTGACCTTCGAGGAACGGCTGGTTGATGTTGCGGCCATGCAACTCGCTGCGCAACCGCAACGATTTGACGTGATCGTAACCACCAACATGTTCGGCGATATTTTGTCGGACATTGCCTGCATTCACGGCGGTGGATTGGGCGTTGCCGCCAGCAGTAATCTCGGCCATGGCCGGGCGTTGTTTGAACCAGTGCATGGTGCAGCGCCCGACATTGCCGGACGGGGAATCGCTAATCCAACCGCAGCACTCAATTGTGTCGTAATGCTGCTCGACTGGATCGGGCGTCCGCATGCGGCGGAACGCCTCCGTTCTGCCATCACGGCTGTGGCGGCTGCCGGCATTCGTACACCCGATGTCGGTGGTCAGGCAACCACCCGCGAAGTCGCCGATGAGATTCTTAACCAGTTATCTGCTCAGATGTGA
- the lysW gene encoding lysine biosynthesis protein LysW, whose amino-acid sequence MHAECPECVAQITLPASTLESEIVACPDCGAELEVVSLNPPTLALAPEVEEDWGE is encoded by the coding sequence ATGCACGCCGAATGCCCTGAATGTGTTGCCCAGATTACCTTACCTGCCAGCACGCTGGAGAGCGAAATTGTCGCCTGTCCCGACTGTGGTGCTGAGCTGGAAGTCGTCAGTCTCAACCCACCCACACTTGCGCTGGCGCCAGAGGTCGAAGAGGATTGGGGCGAATAG
- the lysW gene encoding lysine biosynthesis protein LysW encodes MQAECPECGATIALPAGTMANEIVACPDCGAELEVVNLDPPTLALAPEVEEDWGE; translated from the coding sequence ATGCAAGCTGAATGCCCTGAATGTGGCGCAACCATCGCCTTACCCGCCGGAACCATGGCCAATGAGATCGTCGCCTGCCCCGATTGTGGCGCAGAGCTGGAAGTCGTGAATCTTGATCCGCCCACCCTCGCGCTGGCGCCTGAAGTCGAAGAGGATTGGGGCGAATAG
- the lysX gene encoding lysine biosynthesis protein LysX produces the protein MRIAVLCSRIRAEEKLLFQELERRGLDYVKVDDREQIFDLHTTTYPFDVVLERCIQHSRALYMLKIFNDAGVPTVNTYHVALTCGDKFLTTQALIHAGVPTPRCLLAFTPESALEAMEQLGYPVVLKPVIGSWGRMVSKINDRDAAEAILEHRDVLGNYQHSIFYIQQYIHKPGRDIRSFVIGDECIAAIYRTSPHWITNTARGGVATNCPVTPELADISVRAAHAVGGGVVAIDLLETPEGELLVNEVNYTMEFRNSIDTTGVDIPARIIDYVLEVGRGRG, from the coding sequence ATGCGCATTGCTGTTCTTTGTTCGCGGATTCGCGCTGAAGAAAAACTGCTCTTCCAGGAGCTGGAGCGCCGTGGTCTCGATTATGTCAAAGTTGACGACCGCGAGCAGATTTTTGATCTGCATACCACAACCTATCCCTTCGATGTTGTACTTGAGCGCTGCATCCAGCATAGCCGGGCCCTCTACATGCTCAAAATCTTCAACGATGCCGGCGTGCCTACGGTCAACACCTATCACGTAGCGCTCACCTGTGGCGACAAATTCCTGACCACGCAGGCCCTTATTCATGCCGGCGTCCCCACACCACGCTGCCTGCTGGCATTCACCCCGGAAAGTGCCCTCGAAGCCATGGAGCAACTCGGCTATCCGGTTGTGCTCAAGCCGGTGATCGGCTCGTGGGGGCGGATGGTGAGCAAGATCAATGATCGCGATGCTGCCGAAGCCATTCTCGAACATCGTGATGTTCTGGGCAACTATCAACACTCCATTTTTTACATTCAGCAGTACATTCACAAACCGGGGCGCGACATTCGCAGCTTTGTGATCGGCGATGAGTGTATCGCCGCAATTTACCGCACCAGCCCGCACTGGATCACCAACACTGCACGCGGTGGCGTTGCCACCAACTGCCCGGTTACCCCAGAACTGGCCGACATCAGCGTGCGTGCTGCCCACGCCGTCGGCGGTGGGGTAGTGGCGATTGACTTGCTGGAAACGCCCGAAGGTGAGCTGCTGGTTAATGAAGTCAACTACACCATGGAGTTCCGCAATAGTATCGACACCACCGGCGTTGATATTCCGGCCCGGATTATCGACTATGTGCTAGAGGTTGGGCGCGGGCGCGGCTAG
- the argC gene encoding N-acetyl-gamma-glutamyl-phosphate reductase, protein MSLRVSIVGASGYVGGELLRLLLDHPHVSIIQATSARNAGRYLYQVHPNLRGRTNLQFVHPDTLQPCDVLFLALPHGEAAQAIERYASLAERIIDCSADFRLRDPAVYQQWYGSAHPAPAWLERFVYGLPEVNRAALTGARYASGVGCNATATNLALLPLVEANLIDRSRPIIADVKVGSSEGGATVNEASHHPERSGAVRSFAPVGHRHLAEVEQVTGLRNVHLSITAIELVRGALATVHAFASRELSEKELWQAYRTFAREQPFIRIVKERQGIYRYPEPKILAGTNYADIGFAYEPATGRIVSICAIDNLMKGAAGSAVQCMNLMCGFAETTALTFAGLHP, encoded by the coding sequence ATGAGCTTACGAGTCAGCATTGTGGGGGCAAGCGGTTATGTCGGCGGAGAACTCCTCCGCCTCCTGCTCGATCATCCCCACGTATCAATCATACAGGCTACCAGTGCCCGCAATGCAGGACGGTATCTCTACCAGGTACATCCCAACCTGCGCGGACGCACCAACCTGCAATTCGTCCACCCTGACACCCTGCAGCCGTGTGATGTGCTCTTCCTGGCCCTCCCACACGGCGAAGCAGCTCAGGCTATTGAACGCTACGCCAGCCTGGCCGAACGGATCATCGACTGTTCAGCCGATTTTCGCCTGCGCGATCCGGCAGTGTACCAGCAATGGTACGGGAGCGCTCACCCGGCTCCGGCATGGCTCGAACGCTTCGTGTATGGGCTGCCCGAAGTTAATCGGGCGGCGCTGACCGGTGCTCGCTACGCCAGTGGGGTTGGCTGCAACGCCACAGCCACCAACCTTGCCCTGTTGCCACTGGTTGAAGCGAACCTGATCGACCGCAGTCGCCCGATCATTGCCGACGTGAAAGTCGGCTCATCGGAAGGTGGGGCCACCGTTAACGAAGCCAGTCACCACCCCGAACGGTCTGGTGCGGTACGCTCCTTTGCGCCGGTGGGACATCGCCACCTCGCCGAAGTCGAGCAAGTGACCGGCCTGCGCAATGTGCATCTCTCAATTACTGCCATTGAGCTAGTGCGTGGCGCACTGGCAACAGTTCACGCTTTCGCCAGTCGCGAACTGAGCGAGAAGGAACTCTGGCAGGCCTACCGGACATTTGCCCGCGAACAGCCGTTCATTCGTATCGTCAAAGAGCGGCAGGGCATTTACCGCTATCCAGAACCAAAGATTCTGGCCGGCACCAACTACGCCGACATCGGCTTCGCGTATGAACCGGCGACCGGGCGGATTGTGAGTATCTGTGCTATCGACAACCTGATGAAGGGTGCTGCCGGCAGTGCCGTGCAATGTATGAACCTGATGTGCGGCTTTGCGGAGACGACAGCCTTGACATTTGCCGGTTTACATCCGTAA
- a CDS encoding SPFH domain-containing protein, with protein MSQRAPVRGSMTSRLSLVGGFILLLIIVGIGLSTMKYVQVDEGQAAIELVQGRIVAVHGPGPIFRPFAPFTEIELVNIRRQSRQISQNVASSDKQLYDIDIQVDFRRLPTEQALRAAYAEIGVSDAQLNDFLDGFINDALKSASTQFTLDEALSDRGAFAERIRRFLTTPPGDGQRAPVDQLYITIEAVKVLDIKVGETYAQLLAEKANLEVQIETEQKRRQQIEAQQANNLFQAEQEALVALTRERGITAAALEAANREAQVRAIEGRYWRENPELFELRKRELLVQMMANGNIWFVDPNTNLTLLLNNQAGEGQALVIPQPGAGQSVTPPAPTEPSVSP; from the coding sequence ATGTCGCAGCGCGCCCCAGTTAGAGGATCGATGACGTCACGGCTATCGCTGGTCGGTGGATTCATCCTGTTGCTGATCATTGTCGGCATTGGTCTCAGCACGATGAAGTATGTGCAGGTGGATGAAGGACAGGCGGCCATCGAATTGGTGCAGGGGCGTATTGTCGCTGTCCATGGCCCAGGCCCGATTTTCCGTCCCTTCGCACCGTTTACCGAGATCGAACTGGTCAATATTCGCCGTCAGTCACGTCAGATTTCACAGAATGTGGCGAGTAGCGATAAGCAGTTGTACGACATCGATATTCAGGTTGATTTTCGCCGTCTGCCCACCGAGCAGGCATTGCGCGCAGCTTATGCGGAAATTGGCGTCAGCGATGCCCAGCTCAACGATTTTCTCGATGGCTTTATCAACGATGCCCTCAAGAGTGCCAGTACGCAGTTTACCCTCGATGAGGCTCTTTCTGACCGGGGAGCGTTTGCCGAGCGCATCCGACGTTTCTTGACGACACCTCCCGGCGATGGTCAGCGCGCACCGGTTGACCAGCTCTACATTACGATTGAGGCGGTGAAGGTGCTCGATATTAAGGTTGGCGAGACGTATGCCCAGTTGCTGGCCGAGAAGGCGAATCTCGAAGTGCAGATCGAGACCGAGCAGAAGCGACGGCAGCAGATCGAGGCGCAACAGGCCAATAACCTGTTCCAGGCTGAACAGGAGGCATTGGTTGCGTTGACCCGTGAACGCGGTATTACGGCTGCCGCGCTTGAGGCAGCGAATCGCGAAGCACAGGTGCGGGCTATCGAAGGCCGCTACTGGCGCGAAAATCCAGAGCTGTTTGAGCTGCGTAAGCGCGAGTTGCTGGTGCAGATGATGGCGAACGGCAATATCTGGTTTGTGGATCCAAATACCAACCTGACACTGTTGCTGAATAATCAGGCTGGGGAAGGTCAGGCTCTGGTAATCCCGCAACCCGGTGCCGGCCAATCGGTAACTCCGCCTGCGCCAACCGAGCCATCGGTCAGTCCGTAG
- a CDS encoding glycosyltransferase family 2 protein, producing MVKQQPTFSVVAPVYNEEQLIAEFCRRVIAALEPLGEPFELVLVNDGCRDRSPEIMRELHQRDPRIKVINFSRNFGHQIAITAGTDYATGKAVIVIDSDLQDPPEVIPELIARWREGYQVVYGVREEREGETWFKKTTAAIFYRLIVRITNVNIPVDTGDFRLMDRKVVDALKRMREHHRFMRGLSAWIGFRQTGVPYRRHARAAGTTKYPLRKMLRFALDGITSFSYLPLQLATYLGFIVAAISMIFLLVVFVMRLADPSAPEPAFYGQASTLASVLFLGAVQLISLGIIGEYVGRIYDEVKGRPLYIVAEALGVEEEPATSPASVRTTHMEQSTSVK from the coding sequence ATGGTAAAACAACAACCAACCTTTTCGGTCGTCGCACCGGTGTACAACGAAGAACAACTGATTGCTGAGTTTTGCCGCCGGGTGATTGCCGCGCTTGAGCCACTCGGCGAGCCGTTTGAGCTGGTACTGGTGAATGATGGCTGTCGTGATCGTTCACCAGAAATTATGCGGGAACTGCATCAGCGCGATCCGCGCATTAAGGTGATTAACTTTTCGCGTAACTTTGGTCATCAAATCGCCATTACTGCCGGTACCGATTATGCCACCGGGAAGGCAGTGATTGTGATCGACTCTGACCTGCAAGACCCGCCAGAGGTGATCCCTGAGCTGATTGCGCGTTGGCGGGAAGGATATCAGGTTGTCTACGGTGTACGTGAAGAGCGCGAAGGTGAGACGTGGTTTAAGAAGACGACCGCAGCGATCTTTTACCGGCTCATCGTGCGTATCACCAACGTCAATATTCCGGTTGATACCGGCGATTTTCGTTTGATGGATCGCAAAGTCGTTGATGCACTCAAGCGGATGCGTGAACACCACCGTTTCATGCGAGGTCTATCGGCGTGGATCGGTTTTCGGCAAACCGGTGTGCCCTACCGCCGTCATGCCCGTGCTGCCGGAACGACAAAGTACCCTCTGCGCAAGATGCTGCGCTTCGCGCTTGATGGGATTACCAGTTTCTCGTATTTGCCGCTCCAGTTGGCAACCTATCTCGGTTTTATTGTGGCTGCCATCAGTATGATCTTCTTGCTGGTGGTCTTTGTGATGCGGCTTGCCGATCCGTCTGCCCCGGAACCGGCGTTCTACGGTCAGGCCAGCACGCTGGCCAGTGTCCTCTTTCTTGGTGCTGTGCAGTTGATTTCACTGGGCATTATTGGCGAGTATGTGGGCCGTATCTACGATGAGGTAAAGGGACGGCCCCTCTACATTGTGGCCGAAGCGCTGGGGGTGGAAGAAGAACCTGCAACTTCTCCGGCTTCAGTGCGTACAACCCATATGGAACAGTCAACATCTGTTAAGTAG
- a CDS encoding MutS-related protein, which produces MVSLSILHYHDGLQTEATSQPDFFPDLNLDQVVEAITKPGQEYNLQPFFWTPLRDAQAVRYRQEVFQDLEKAPILEAIKQFAEGMRVVRRYLAMMEQLNFADHRKGWLLEAALVYCDTVTTLARHLVDLPLRSNGLSTFREHLTTCIQSPAFRSLATDSQHVKNALAAIKYSVIIESGKFSVKRYEGEVDYSSEVEHVFSKFKQRDAQDYLVHLPERAGMSHIEAKILEFVARLYPEPFEELDRFCTEHNQFLDETIRTFDREIQFYVAYLEYIADLKRQGLPFCYPHVSATSKAVYVRDGFDLALAHAWRYEQKTITLNDFFLTGPERILVVTGPNQGGKTTFARMFGQLHYLASLGCPVPGREAGLFLADRIFTHFERIEDSQNLRGKLEDDLVRMHRALIQATPDSIFILNEIFSSTTVQDALFLSKEIMARLTDLDVLGVWVTFLDELASLSEKMVSMVASVDPNDPVRRTFQIIRKPADGLAYALSLARKHGLSREQLQERIR; this is translated from the coding sequence ATGGTTTCGCTCAGTATTCTTCACTACCACGACGGTCTCCAAACAGAAGCAACCAGCCAGCCTGATTTCTTTCCCGATCTAAACCTGGATCAGGTGGTAGAAGCCATCACAAAACCCGGACAGGAGTACAACTTACAACCCTTTTTCTGGACTCCCTTACGCGATGCTCAAGCCGTCCGCTACCGGCAAGAGGTGTTTCAGGACCTGGAAAAAGCTCCTATCCTGGAAGCTATCAAGCAGTTTGCGGAAGGTATGAGGGTGGTGCGACGTTATCTGGCGATGATGGAGCAACTTAACTTTGCCGATCACAGAAAGGGGTGGCTCCTGGAAGCAGCCCTGGTCTATTGTGACACCGTAACAACTCTGGCTCGCCATCTCGTCGATCTTCCCTTGAGGTCGAATGGCCTTTCGACTTTCCGAGAACATCTGACAACCTGCATTCAGTCACCGGCATTCCGTTCCCTGGCTACCGATAGTCAACACGTCAAAAACGCCCTGGCTGCCATCAAGTATAGCGTGATTATCGAGAGTGGCAAGTTCAGCGTAAAGCGCTACGAGGGCGAGGTAGATTACAGCTCGGAAGTGGAACATGTCTTCAGCAAGTTCAAACAACGTGATGCCCAGGATTATCTGGTACACCTTCCAGAAAGAGCTGGAATGAGTCACATTGAGGCCAAGATCCTCGAGTTCGTCGCCAGGTTATATCCCGAACCCTTCGAGGAGCTAGACCGCTTCTGTACGGAGCATAACCAGTTTCTCGACGAGACCATTCGCACGTTCGACCGCGAGATTCAGTTTTACGTGGCTTATCTGGAATATATCGCCGACCTCAAACGTCAGGGGCTACCCTTTTGTTATCCTCACGTCAGCGCAACGAGTAAAGCAGTCTATGTACGCGATGGCTTCGATCTGGCCCTGGCTCATGCCTGGCGTTACGAACAGAAGACTATCACGCTGAACGATTTCTTCCTGACAGGCCCGGAACGCATTCTCGTCGTCACCGGACCCAATCAGGGAGGGAAGACGACATTTGCTCGGATGTTTGGGCAGTTACATTATCTCGCTAGCCTCGGCTGCCCTGTTCCGGGCCGGGAAGCAGGTCTGTTCCTGGCCGACCGCATCTTTACCCATTTCGAGCGCATAGAGGATAGTCAAAATCTACGGGGAAAACTGGAAGATGATCTGGTCCGTATGCACAGAGCACTCATCCAGGCTACCCCTGACAGCATCTTCATCCTGAACGAAATTTTCTCCTCCACCACTGTTCAGGATGCACTTTTTCTAAGTAAGGAAATTATGGCCCGGCTGACGGATCTGGATGTTTTGGGTGTTTGGGTGACGTTCCTCGACGAACTGGCTTCGTTGAGCGAGAAAATGGTCAGCATGGTGGCATCGGTAGACCCCAATGATCCCGTCAGACGCACATTCCAGATCATTCGCAAACCCGCCGATGGGTTGGCCTATGCTCTTTCATTGGCTCGTAAACATGGGCTGAGCCGTGAACAACTTCAGGAGCGAATACGATGA